A genomic stretch from Arthrobacter sp. KBS0702 includes:
- the infC gene encoding translation initiation factor IF-3: protein MRLVGPAGEQVGVVRIEDALRLAAESDLDLVEVAPQAKPPVCKLMDFGKYKYEAAVKAREARKNQTNTVLKEIRFRLKIDTHDYETKRGHALRFLGAGDKVKAMIQFRGREQQRPEMGIRLLQRFADDVAEVGVVESSPRIDGRNMVMVVGPLKNKAEAKAEARRATQRAEAKAENEAKASGGGRVDTSGPEAPLTQSLADLLPEGYQVRTEAPEAEEAATEAPATEAPAVEVPKAEEAAAEKAPAVEAPAPEEPKQEAPKAPAAAPKQAAPKADAKPAVSKAPAAPKAAAPKAAPKAPAAATPAAATPAAEKPAPKPAAAPKPVARPAAPKPAARPAAPKAAPKPGSKKTN, encoded by the coding sequence GTGCGGCTGGTCGGCCCTGCAGGTGAACAGGTAGGAGTCGTCCGTATTGAGGATGCCCTGCGTTTGGCTGCCGAGTCCGATCTTGATCTCGTTGAAGTTGCACCGCAGGCGAAGCCTCCGGTGTGCAAGCTGATGGACTTCGGCAAGTACAAGTACGAAGCCGCCGTCAAGGCACGCGAGGCCCGGAAGAACCAGACCAACACGGTTCTGAAGGAAATCCGGTTCCGGCTCAAGATCGACACCCACGACTACGAGACGAAGCGCGGCCACGCGCTCCGGTTCCTCGGCGCCGGTGACAAGGTCAAGGCCATGATCCAGTTCCGCGGCCGTGAGCAGCAGCGCCCCGAGATGGGCATCCGCCTGCTCCAGCGTTTCGCCGACGACGTTGCCGAAGTGGGCGTCGTGGAGTCCAGCCCGCGTATCGATGGCCGCAACATGGTCATGGTGGTTGGTCCGCTGAAGAACAAGGCCGAGGCGAAGGCAGAAGCCCGCCGTGCAACGCAGCGCGCAGAAGCCAAGGCCGAGAACGAAGCCAAGGCGTCCGGTGGAGGCCGCGTTGACACGTCCGGCCCCGAGGCACCCCTGACACAGTCCCTGGCTGATCTCCTTCCGGAGGGCTACCAGGTCCGGACAGAGGCACCTGAGGCTGAGGAAGCCGCGACGGAGGCTCCGGCAACGGAAGCTCCCGCCGTCGAGGTGCCGAAGGCCGAGGAAGCCGCTGCCGAGAAGGCTCCGGCTGTTGAAGCTCCCGCCCCGGAAGAGCCGAAGCAGGAGGCCCCCAAGGCCCCGGCGGCAGCTCCGAAGCAGGCGGCTCCCAAGGCCGACGCGAAGCCGGCAGTAAGCAAGGCACCGGCTGCTCCTAAGGCCGCGGCCCCCAAGGCTGCACCGAAGGCGCCCGCTGCTGCGACCCCCGCCGCCGCGACGCCGGCCGCCGAGAAGCCTGCTCCGAAGCCGGCCGCGGCTCCGAAGCCGGTGGCCCGGCCTGCGGCGCCGAAGCCTGCGGCACGGCCGGCAGCCCCCAAGGCCGCCCCGAAGCCGGGCAGCAAGAAGACCAACTAG
- a CDS encoding DUF1844 domain-containing protein, with protein sequence MSTSDSNSHVYQPADAQADVSQQIRDISEVPAIEVITTAAVHLMSAAAVKLGLAAEDNAEELKDLDEARKLITALAGLVTSAAPEIGSQHAGPLRDGLRSLQLAFREESVIPDAPGKGPGEKYTGPVN encoded by the coding sequence ATGAGCACTTCAGATAGTAATTCACACGTTTACCAGCCGGCCGACGCGCAGGCCGACGTCTCCCAGCAGATCCGCGACATCTCCGAGGTCCCCGCGATCGAGGTCATTACCACCGCCGCCGTTCACCTGATGAGCGCCGCCGCCGTGAAGCTCGGCCTGGCCGCCGAGGACAACGCCGAAGAGCTCAAGGACCTCGACGAAGCGCGCAAGCTGATCACGGCCCTGGCCGGACTCGTCACGTCCGCGGCACCCGAAATCGGTTCCCAGCACGCCGGGCCCTTGCGCGACGGGCTGCGCTCCCTGCAGCTCGCTTTCCGCGAGGAATCCGTCATCCCGGACGCGCCGGGCAAAGGCCCGGGCGAGAAGTACACCGGCCCGGTCAACTAA